Proteins encoded by one window of Desulfomonilia bacterium:
- a CDS encoding TetR/AcrR family transcriptional regulator — MAKTPRKAEEIKEIRARILTAALDIIVSEGFINLSMRKLASRLGMTAANIYNYFNNKDEIYILVRAKGFEMLSQDMDKVYEKEKEPHARLEGMIRSYIDFGIRNPDYYKIMFNGNSPKYLDYIGTPMEDVAAEERKSSLRAMEIALATIKDTVRCHDETDLMKHTIKLWIMINGIVTLHNSIGSRQVFSKVDIVIKRITEELINSYR, encoded by the coding sequence ATGGCAAAGACACCGAGAAAAGCAGAAGAGATAAAAGAAATAAGGGCAAGGATACTAACAGCTGCTCTTGATATAATCGTGAGCGAAGGCTTCATCAATCTCAGCATGAGAAAACTCGCATCCCGTCTTGGAATGACCGCTGCCAATATATACAACTATTTCAACAACAAGGATGAGATATACATACTTGTAAGGGCGAAGGGCTTCGAAATGCTGTCGCAGGATATGGACAAGGTGTATGAAAAAGAGAAGGAACCTCATGCAAGACTGGAAGGAATGATAAGATCTTATATAGATTTCGGGATCAGGAATCCTGATTATTACAAGATCATGTTCAACGGCAACAGTCCCAAATATCTTGATTATATCGGTACGCCTATGGAGGACGTTGCGGCAGAAGAAAGAAAATCGTCATTAAGGGCCATGGAAATTGCACTGGCCACGATTAAAGACACTGTCAGGTGCCATGATGAAACCGACCTAATGAAACATACGATAAAACTCTGGATAATGATAAACGGTATCGTGACCCTGCACAACAGCATCGGATCAAGACAGGTATTCAGCAAGGTTGATATTGTAATAAAAAGAATTACCGAAGAATTGATTAACTCCTACAGATAG